One genomic window of Undibacterium cyanobacteriorum includes the following:
- a CDS encoding methyl-accepting chemotaxis protein, with translation MLNLTIRFRLIATMAVMAIMLVIGGLMGAYGVRNSNQVIDELYSNQLPSLEALSSTRINLLRARVLIDRGIAHPEAGDASELIKRVEGYLQTSDTSWKKYLGLPMDAGEEKTLSTEVSSAKDKFLSDALIPMLAALKAGNLQEADQINSNKVPKLYEEFASKIVKLDEMQFNSAEGLLKKSQSDFKTFVWIDLIGVSAGLIAVFISAYFLLIAIAHPLNFVLEQFEAIGNGDLSNQIRARSSDEMGQLLTGLENMRQNLVQTVTVVRQGSSSIAISSEEIASGNMDLSSRTENQAASLEETASSMEELTSTVQQNADNARQANTLALKASTVASKGGEVVGNVVHTMDSIKESSKKIVDIIGVIDGIAFQTNILALNAAVEAARAGEQGRGFAVVASEVRSLAQRSASAAKEIKELINDSVEKVETGSRLVDDAGHTMDEIVVSIKGVADIMAEITAASVEQSDGIAQVNIAISKMDEAVQQNAALVEEAAAAAGSMQEQANNLNSAVSIFKLSDNDTSANQAAARARPAPAAAKKPAKVAVKSLPKPAPAQADSATRPSRANDGSPDQDWEEF, from the coding sequence ATGTTGAATTTGACGATCAGATTTCGATTGATTGCCACGATGGCCGTTATGGCGATCATGTTAGTTATCGGTGGCTTGATGGGGGCTTATGGCGTCCGTAACAGTAACCAAGTGATTGATGAACTTTATAGTAATCAATTGCCTTCGCTTGAGGCATTGTCGTCGACGCGTATCAATCTCTTGCGAGCTCGTGTCCTTATCGATCGTGGCATTGCACACCCTGAAGCAGGTGATGCGTCTGAATTGATCAAGCGGGTTGAGGGTTATCTTCAAACGTCCGATACAAGTTGGAAAAAATATTTGGGTTTGCCGATGGACGCAGGCGAGGAGAAAACTCTGTCAACTGAGGTTAGTTCCGCCAAAGATAAATTTCTCTCTGATGCTCTTATTCCTATGCTCGCTGCTTTGAAGGCTGGCAATTTACAAGAGGCCGATCAAATTAATTCAAATAAAGTTCCAAAGCTTTATGAAGAGTTTGCGTCGAAGATTGTCAAACTCGATGAAATGCAATTTAACAGTGCGGAAGGCCTGCTGAAAAAGAGCCAATCTGACTTCAAAACTTTTGTCTGGATTGATCTGATTGGTGTGAGTGCCGGTTTGATCGCGGTTTTCATCTCGGCCTATTTCTTGTTGATCGCGATTGCACATCCGCTCAATTTTGTACTCGAACAATTTGAAGCCATTGGTAACGGTGATTTATCCAATCAAATTCGAGCCCGATCAAGCGACGAAATGGGACAGTTGTTGACTGGTTTGGAGAACATGCGGCAGAACTTGGTTCAGACAGTCACTGTGGTGCGACAGGGTAGCTCGTCGATAGCAATCTCGTCGGAGGAAATTGCGAGCGGTAACATGGATCTGTCGTCACGCACGGAGAATCAAGCAGCTAGTTTGGAAGAGACCGCATCATCCATGGAAGAATTGACTTCCACCGTTCAGCAAAATGCGGACAATGCGCGTCAGGCAAATACGCTAGCCTTGAAGGCTTCGACTGTTGCGAGCAAGGGCGGTGAGGTGGTCGGCAATGTGGTTCACACCATGGATTCGATCAAAGAAAGTTCGAAGAAGATTGTCGATATCATTGGCGTCATCGATGGCATCGCCTTCCAAACCAATATCTTGGCTTTGAACGCTGCGGTAGAAGCTGCTCGGGCCGGTGAGCAAGGGCGTGGTTTCGCCGTGGTGGCGTCGGAGGTGCGTAGTTTGGCGCAGCGTTCCGCAAGCGCAGCTAAGGAAATTAAAGAGCTGATTAATGACTCGGTTGAGAAAGTTGAGACGGGCTCACGCCTCGTTGATGATGCTGGCCATACGATGGATGAAATTGTGGTATCTATCAAAGGTGTGGCCGATATCATGGCCGAAATCACCGCGGCGAGCGTGGAGCAGAGTGATGGTATTGCTCAAGTCAATATCGCTATCTCGAAGATGGATGAAGCGGTGCAGCAGAATGCTGCCTTGGTGGAAGAGGCTGCCGCGGCGGCAGGTAGTATGCAGGAACAGGCGAATAACCTTAATTCTGCCGTGAGTATCTTTAAACTCAGTGACAACGATACGTCGGCAAATCAAGCCGCCGCTCGCGCTCGACCTGCTCCAGCTGCAGCGAAGAAACCGGCGAAAGTTGCAGTGAAGTCTTTGCCGAAACCAGCACCGGCGCAAGCGGATTCGGCAACACGACCTTCACGCGCCAATGATGGTAGCCCAGATCAAGATTGGGAAGAGTTCTGA
- a CDS encoding cold-shock protein: protein MATGIVKWFNDSKGFGFITPDEGGEDLFAHFSAIQSNGFKSLKENQRVSFEVTTGPKGKQASNIQAI, encoded by the coding sequence ATGGCAACAGGTATTGTTAAATGGTTTAATGACTCTAAAGGTTTTGGTTTCATTACTCCTGACGAAGGCGGCGAAGATTTGTTCGCGCACTTCTCTGCGATTCAATCGAACGGTTTCAAATCTTTGAAAGAAAACCAACGCGTTTCTTTCGAAGTGACAACTGGCCCAAAGGGCAAACAAGCTTCTAACATCCAAGCAATCTAA
- a CDS encoding LysR family transcriptional regulator → MDQFKQISTFAEVATRGSLSAAARAEGVAPAMIGRRLDALEERLNVKLLQRTTRKIALTIEGAAFLEDCQRILAELEEAETSVSERSAKASGQLTISAPAGFGRQHVAPLIPPFLEEHKEVRLTLNLSDRVVDLIGEGVDVAIRIATLTDSNLIGVKLADNKRVVVASPDYIKKHGRPVSLHELNQHNCLTFSSDGSQRGWTFRENGKNILLKVEGNMVCNDGAVLHDWALSGKGLAWRSMWEVGSEIEQGKLVTVLDEYTAPGNDIYAIFAQRRHLPLRIRAFVDYLRAAYSKPNYWQHKT, encoded by the coding sequence GTGGATCAGTTTAAGCAGATTTCGACTTTTGCCGAAGTCGCCACACGCGGCAGTCTTTCCGCCGCAGCGAGAGCGGAAGGCGTCGCGCCCGCCATGATAGGTCGTCGTCTTGACGCACTAGAGGAAAGACTCAACGTTAAACTTTTACAACGGACCACTCGCAAGATTGCCCTCACCATCGAGGGTGCAGCATTTTTGGAAGATTGCCAAAGAATTCTCGCCGAACTTGAAGAAGCCGAAACCTCTGTTTCTGAGCGAAGTGCTAAAGCTAGCGGACAGCTCACCATTTCCGCCCCTGCTGGTTTTGGACGTCAACACGTAGCGCCGCTGATTCCACCATTCCTCGAGGAACACAAAGAAGTTCGCCTGACTTTGAATCTCAGTGATCGCGTGGTCGATTTGATTGGTGAAGGCGTTGACGTGGCAATTCGCATTGCCACCTTAACCGACTCAAATCTGATCGGCGTGAAATTGGCCGATAACAAACGCGTGGTTGTAGCCTCACCCGATTACATCAAAAAACATGGTCGCCCCGTTAGCCTGCACGAATTAAACCAACATAACTGCTTAACTTTCAGTAGCGATGGAAGTCAACGTGGCTGGACTTTCCGAGAAAACGGCAAGAATATCCTCTTAAAAGTCGAAGGCAATATGGTGTGCAATGATGGTGCTGTCTTGCACGATTGGGCCCTTTCGGGCAAAGGGTTGGCATGGCGCTCGATGTGGGAAGTTGGTAGCGAAATCGAACAAGGGAAACTGGTCACCGTTCTGGATGAATATACCGCACCAGGCAATGACATTTATGCGATCTTTGCACAGCGTCGACACCTTCCATTGCGCATTCGTGCTTTCGTTGACTACCTACGCGCAGCTTATAGCAAACCGAATTATTGGCAGCATAAGACCTAA